One Synergistaceae bacterium DNA segment encodes these proteins:
- a CDS encoding iron-containing alcohol dehydrogenase, whose amino-acid sequence MFIFNMPVKIYMGAEALASALYGLNNVLIVTDMHMYQSGKVKYVTDYFGSAGVNYSIFSDVRSDPDTETVASGIEILARTKAENIVAFGGGSVADAAKAIKFFAESLDDEKHYRLIVIPTTSGTGSEVSRYSVISDTVKQIKYPIVDDRLLPEAALLDAGLTLSVPPAVTADTGIDVLTHAIESFVSKERNDFSDAMAEKAIKLIHKNLHRAYSNPDDIHARQAVHNAACMAGIAFSNSGLGLNHAMAHALGAKFHVPHGRANGIFLTYTMNFNAGCSTELTDTAVRYAEIAAILDVETSALRQSTVDAVRAVRILKTSVLRQNALGAVRAVRILIEKLHIPTSVKDAGISRRDFEAALDPLADAVMADPTLASNPIKCSRDEVVDLFRKAYNGEH is encoded by the coding sequence GTGTTTATATTTAACATGCCGGTAAAGATATATATGGGAGCCGAAGCTCTTGCAAGTGCACTGTACGGACTGAACAACGTCCTTATAGTCACAGATATGCATATGTATCAAAGCGGCAAAGTAAAATATGTCACTGACTATTTTGGGTCCGCCGGCGTAAATTATTCGATTTTTTCAGATGTTCGCTCCGATCCTGACACGGAGACAGTAGCATCTGGGATAGAAATTCTTGCCAGAACCAAAGCCGAGAACATAGTGGCTTTTGGCGGCGGTTCTGTGGCAGATGCTGCGAAGGCGATCAAATTCTTTGCTGAAAGCCTCGATGATGAAAAGCACTACCGTCTAATCGTTATCCCTACCACAAGCGGTACCGGTTCTGAGGTCAGCCGTTACTCCGTTATTTCGGATACTGTAAAACAGATCAAATATCCAATTGTTGACGACAGGCTGCTGCCGGAGGCGGCTCTCCTGGACGCAGGCCTTACCCTGAGCGTACCTCCTGCGGTTACTGCCGATACCGGTATCGACGTGCTGACACATGCTATAGAATCATTTGTTTCCAAAGAACGCAACGATTTTTCCGACGCCATGGCAGAGAAGGCTATCAAACTTATACACAAGAACCTTCACAGGGCATATTCAAACCCGGATGATATCCATGCTCGCCAGGCGGTCCACAATGCTGCCTGTATGGCCGGGATCGCGTTCAGCAACTCGGGACTTGGTCTGAACCACGCGATGGCTCATGCTCTAGGTGCAAAATTCCATGTGCCGCACGGACGGGCTAACGGTATATTCCTTACTTATACGATGAACTTTAACGCAGGCTGCTCGACAGAACTTACCGACACAGCGGTCCGTTATGCCGAGATAGCAGCTATACTGGATGTAGAAACATCAGCTTTGCGGCAGAGTACGGTCGACGCTGTACGTGCTGTGAGGATCCTTAAAACTTCGGTTTTGCGCCAAAATGCGCTAGGTGCCGTACGAGCCGTCAGAATTCTTATTGAAAAACTGCACATTCCTACCTCTGTCAAAGACGCAGGGATATCGCGGCGTGATTTTGAAGCTGCCCTTGATCCGCTTGCAGATGCAGTGATGGCTGACCCTACATTGGCATCAAACCCAATAAAATGTTCAAGAGACGAAGTTGTTGATCTTTTTCGAAAAGCATACAACGGAGAACACTGA
- a CDS encoding ethanolamine ammonia-lyase reactivating factor EutA, whose protein sequence is MSNVISKQVISSVGIDIGTTTTNVIFSQLTVENRASNFTVPRISIVDKQVVYKSDIYFTPLLSPTEINTEAIKKIVSEEYRKAGMTPHMVHSGAVIITGDMARKKNANQVLKALSDSSGDFVVAIAGPGLESVLSARGAGTDVASREKRCVMANLDIGGGTTNIAVYDNGRLAGVTCIDIGGRLIRVEKGRIVSVFPKIRQLASENGISINAGDAADEGLLRRTVSIMADVLSQSIGLAPADKSIDYIYTNNGKGLHDIPKIEALTFSGGVADCIYNGSQTSGDVYRYGDIGVLLGEAVRNNKYFKQVQTIVPAETIRATVVGAGVHTTEISGSTILFTQGLLPIKNIPILSIGKTEESSSEKIIASIRSQIPLYKPEGKLEQIAIAFAGYNYNTFSDIQYLANAIAVGAEEVINGQYPLILVVEHDIGKALGHALNVRLNHKKPMVCIDGIRALSGDYIDIGEPVCGGHVLPVVIKTLIFNS, encoded by the coding sequence ATGAGCAATGTCATTTCCAAACAGGTAATATCCAGCGTTGGTATAGATATAGGAACGACCACTACAAACGTGATCTTTAGCCAGCTGACCGTTGAAAACAGAGCGAGCAATTTTACTGTCCCGAGGATATCAATTGTGGACAAGCAGGTCGTTTACAAAAGTGACATATATTTTACTCCCTTACTTTCACCAACAGAGATAAACACCGAAGCAATTAAAAAAATTGTAAGTGAAGAGTACCGCAAGGCCGGAATGACCCCGCATATGGTGCACAGCGGTGCAGTAATAATCACAGGAGACATGGCAAGAAAGAAAAACGCAAACCAGGTTTTAAAGGCTTTATCCGATTCTTCCGGAGATTTTGTCGTAGCAATAGCAGGTCCGGGCCTGGAATCTGTACTGTCAGCAAGGGGTGCTGGAACAGATGTTGCTTCCAGAGAAAAAAGGTGCGTAATGGCTAATCTTGACATCGGAGGAGGTACAACGAACATTGCGGTATATGACAATGGGCGGCTGGCCGGTGTTACGTGTATTGACATCGGAGGAAGACTGATCCGCGTAGAAAAGGGCAGGATAGTGTCTGTCTTTCCAAAAATCAGACAGCTTGCAAGTGAAAATGGCATTTCTATTAATGCCGGCGATGCCGCAGACGAGGGACTGCTCCGTAGAACAGTGTCGATCATGGCAGATGTGCTCTCTCAGTCGATCGGACTGGCTCCTGCAGATAAGTCGATCGACTACATATATACAAACAACGGAAAAGGATTGCATGACATCCCGAAAATAGAAGCGCTGACTTTTTCCGGAGGTGTTGCCGACTGTATCTACAACGGCAGCCAGACATCCGGGGATGTCTACCGTTACGGTGATATAGGAGTGCTTCTGGGAGAGGCTGTCAGAAACAATAAATATTTTAAACAGGTCCAAACGATCGTTCCTGCAGAGACGATACGCGCAACAGTAGTCGGAGCGGGAGTCCACACGACAGAAATAAGCGGGAGCACGATCCTGTTCACCCAAGGCCTGCTTCCTATTAAAAACATCCCGATTCTGAGTATCGGCAAAACAGAGGAATCTTCAAGTGAAAAAATCATTGCATCGATTCGCTCTCAGATACCACTATACAAGCCCGAAGGCAAGCTGGAGCAGATAGCTATTGCTTTTGCAGGATACAACTATAACACTTTCTCAGACATCCAGTATCTGGCAAACGCGATAGCAGTTGGAGCAGAGGAGGTGATAAACGGTCAGTATCCGTTGATCCTGGTCGTGGAACACGATATTGGAAAAGCACTCGGGCATGCGTTAAATGTCAGGCTGAACCATAAGAAACCAATGGTATGCATTGACGGCATCAGGGCTTTGAGCGGCGATTACATCGATATCGGAGAACCGGTTTGCGGTGGGCATGTATTGCCTGTGGTGATCAAGACTTTGATCTTTAATTCTTGA
- a CDS encoding BMC domain-containing protein, which produces MATKENKVRIIQEFVPGKQVTLAHVIANPVQQLYAKLGLIDAQGSIGIFTITPSEGAMIAADVASKAANINIGFVDRFNGSLLITGDVAAVEAAMQDVIYTLCTYMGFAPTNVTKT; this is translated from the coding sequence GTGGCGACAAAAGAAAACAAAGTAAGGATAATCCAGGAATTTGTCCCTGGCAAGCAAGTGACACTGGCGCATGTCATAGCCAATCCTGTCCAGCAGCTCTACGCTAAACTTGGTCTTATCGATGCGCAAGGATCTATTGGAATTTTTACAATAACTCCCAGCGAGGGTGCCATGATAGCGGCTGATGTTGCTTCGAAGGCAGCAAATATAAATATCGGTTTTGTTGACAGATTTAACGGTTCACTTCTGATCACCGGAGATGTAGCGGCAGTAGAGGCTGCTATGCAGGATGTAATATACACGCTCTGTACATACATGGGCTTTGCTCCGACAAATGTAACGAAGACATGA
- a CDS encoding response regulator: MKDDKLNILIADDEPITRMDLRELLQESGYNVVAEAGDGFDAVEACKKHHPDLVLMDIKMPYLDGLSASRLIIEENLADAVVLLTAYGEKEFVEEAKVIGISGYLVKPINAKSLIPTIELLFKHIHEIKKLRRDINEISERFENRTIIERAKGRVMEELSMTEEEAYRYIKNLSLCKSTSMRHVADLILQQTKVDTRCRRKAQ, encoded by the coding sequence ATGAAAGACGATAAGCTTAATATCCTTATAGCCGATGATGAGCCTATTACCAGAATGGATTTGCGTGAACTTCTTCAGGAGTCCGGTTACAATGTTGTTGCAGAGGCAGGGGACGGTTTTGATGCAGTGGAAGCATGTAAGAAACACCACCCCGATCTTGTCTTGATGGATATTAAAATGCCATATCTCGACGGACTCTCGGCATCCAGGCTTATAATAGAGGAAAATCTTGCTGATGCGGTAGTACTGCTTACTGCTTATGGAGAAAAGGAATTTGTTGAAGAAGCAAAGGTCATCGGGATAAGCGGATATCTGGTAAAACCAATTAATGCAAAGTCTCTTATACCAACCATCGAACTGCTGTTCAAACACATACATGAAATCAAGAAGCTTAGGAGAGATATCAACGAGATATCCGAGCGTTTTGAAAACAGGACGATAATTGAAAGAGCGAAGGGACGTGTCATGGAGGAACTGTCCATGACAGAGGAAGAGGCTTACAGATACATAAAGAATCTCAGCTTGTGCAAATCGACCTCGATGCGTCATGTTGCCGATTTGATCCTTCAACAGACCAAGGTGGATACCAGATGCCGGAGGAAAGCACAGTAG
- a CDS encoding ethanolamine ammonia-lyase subunit EutB encodes MKLKTKLFGHSYEFKSLREVMAKANEEKSGDRLAGIGAESAEERVAAKVVLSHVNMNELRNTPAVPYEDDEVTRVIQDAVNEKIFDGFKNMTVGEFREWLLSEKTDTAMIRRVSRGLTSEMVAAVCKLMSNLDLIYAAKKMRVSAHCNTTIGLPGTFSSRLQPNHTTDDPKGIMASVMEGFSLGCGDAVLGLNPVDDSVENVVRILNMFDEFKRKWEIPTQISVLAHVTTQTDAANKFNAPIDLMFQSIAGSQKGNEAFGITTQMLDEGRDMMLHKGTSTGPNVMYFETGQGAELSSESHNGWDQVTMEARCYGFAKRYQPYIVNTVVGFIGPEYLYDSKQVIRAGLEDHFMGKLTGIPMGCDACYTNHMKADQNDIENLATLLVAAGCNYIMGVPQGDDCMLMYQCTGYHEAAALRETFGLRPIKEFDQWLEKMGFSENGKLTPLAGDASVFLSK; translated from the coding sequence ATGAAGCTTAAGACAAAACTGTTCGGACATAGCTACGAGTTTAAATCCCTGCGCGAAGTGATGGCCAAAGCCAACGAAGAAAAGTCGGGAGACCGTCTCGCTGGCATTGGAGCTGAATCAGCAGAAGAAAGGGTCGCTGCGAAGGTCGTTCTCTCTCATGTCAATATGAATGAGCTTCGCAACACACCGGCAGTACCTTATGAGGATGATGAAGTTACCCGGGTCATTCAGGATGCTGTCAACGAAAAGATCTTCGATGGATTCAAGAACATGACGGTAGGCGAATTCAGAGAGTGGCTGCTCAGCGAAAAAACGGACACAGCTATGATAAGACGCGTGTCAAGAGGCCTAACAAGCGAGATGGTTGCAGCTGTCTGCAAACTTATGAGCAACCTGGACCTAATATACGCTGCGAAGAAGATGAGAGTTTCAGCGCACTGCAATACGACGATCGGCCTTCCGGGGACATTCTCATCAAGGCTTCAGCCGAACCATACCACGGACGATCCCAAGGGCATCATGGCTTCGGTAATGGAAGGATTCAGTCTCGGCTGCGGGGATGCTGTCCTTGGATTGAATCCGGTCGACGATTCAGTTGAAAATGTCGTTAGGATCCTAAATATGTTTGACGAATTCAAGCGTAAGTGGGAGATACCGACACAGATAAGCGTCCTGGCTCACGTGACGACACAGACAGACGCAGCGAACAAATTCAATGCCCCGATAGACCTTATGTTTCAGTCAATAGCCGGTTCTCAAAAAGGCAACGAGGCGTTCGGGATCACAACTCAGATGCTCGATGAAGGCCGGGATATGATGCTCCACAAAGGTACATCCACCGGACCAAACGTCATGTATTTTGAAACCGGACAGGGTGCGGAGCTGTCATCGGAATCCCACAACGGGTGGGACCAGGTGACTATGGAGGCGCGTTGCTACGGTTTTGCCAAACGTTACCAGCCGTATATCGTCAACACAGTCGTTGGTTTCATAGGACCTGAGTACCTTTACGATTCTAAACAGGTCATCCGTGCAGGCCTTGAAGATCATTTCATGGGCAAGCTTACGGGAATTCCGATGGGCTGTGACGCATGCTACACAAATCACATGAAAGCGGACCAGAACGACATAGAAAATCTTGCGACACTTCTGGTAGCAGCGGGATGCAACTATATCATGGGAGTTCCTCAGGGTGATGACTGCATGCTCATGTACCAGTGCACAGGATATCACGAAGCAGCAGCTCTGCGTGAGACATTCGGACTCCGTCCGATAAAAGAGTTTGACCAGTGGCTGGAAAAAATGGGTTTTTCCGAAAACGGGAAACTTACACCGCTTGCCGGGGATGCTTCAGTCTTCCTGAGCAAGTAA
- a CDS encoding EutP/PduV family microcompartment system protein: protein MSRRKRIILVGRTMSGKTTLSQRITDSDVRYHKTQTLTLIDDFILDTPGEYFERYSFRGSLTVAATDADVIVFVQDATEDGTLFPPAYGALFCKPVIGLVTKADIATDTQISNARTFLKMAGAKVIFVTSALTGKGLDDFVCEISYTEETTDERR from the coding sequence ATGAGCCGCAGAAAGCGTATAATACTGGTAGGCAGGACGATGTCCGGCAAAACTACATTAAGTCAGCGTATAACGGACAGTGACGTACGTTATCACAAAACTCAGACCCTCACATTGATCGACGACTTTATACTGGATACGCCGGGAGAATATTTTGAAAGATATTCTTTTAGGGGATCTCTTACAGTAGCTGCAACAGACGCGGACGTGATCGTTTTTGTGCAGGATGCGACAGAGGACGGAACACTCTTTCCCCCCGCATACGGGGCGCTTTTCTGCAAGCCGGTCATAGGACTGGTCACAAAAGCCGATATTGCTACGGATACACAGATAAGCAATGCAAGGACTTTCCTAAAGATGGCAGGGGCCAAAGTAATATTTGTCACAAGTGCGTTGACAGGAAAAGGCCTAGATGACTTTGTCTGCGAAATTTCTTATACGGAGGAAACAACGGATGAAAGACGATAA
- a CDS encoding sensor histidine kinase: MPEESTVALLCKEYTDLSDHDISIIEGMSVVLKPLANLEDADIFIDCPSTSEDAIVVAEAKPDYVPSSYRNTVVGLLAKPQNEPAVARTLKLGIATKQMKAITQENTHVIQTVEPIKNEGRVIGVLIREKRVDEERAQSERLHFSQQSYNRIASAITHMTEEHNWLTECIDEALVIVDKDGYVAYRNSLASKLYKKFGYVNDILGQPYHNIIQICPSDTEDDISGLTEVEVGLGNNCLVIRHVDLSSQGMGFALIIRDITDKKERERELILKSVAIQEMHHRIKNNLQTIASLLRLQVRRANDPETQMVLRESMSRILSIAVTHELLSQVGIDRVNIGEVIINITNNALQYFEDSNSNVNIRIEVTLEGDDFQADADVSTSVALVVNELLQNSIEHAFPGRHVGTVRIIVSKGDLYSTIKVIDDGCGFDSTETNHLGLTIVRALVKDKLGGNFKIDSNRHGTCASFDFKVS, translated from the coding sequence ATGCCGGAGGAAAGCACAGTAGCTCTTCTTTGTAAGGAATATACTGATCTCAGCGACCACGACATTTCTATTATCGAAGGAATGTCTGTCGTACTCAAGCCTCTTGCAAATCTCGAGGATGCAGATATTTTTATTGACTGCCCTTCGACGTCTGAGGACGCAATAGTTGTTGCAGAGGCAAAACCCGATTATGTGCCTTCGTCTTACAGAAACACAGTAGTAGGTCTTCTGGCTAAACCGCAAAATGAGCCGGCAGTTGCGCGCACACTTAAGCTCGGCATAGCGACTAAACAGATGAAAGCGATCACGCAAGAGAATACTCATGTCATCCAGACTGTGGAACCTATAAAAAACGAGGGACGGGTGATCGGTGTACTCATCCGGGAAAAAAGGGTTGATGAAGAGAGAGCACAGAGTGAACGCCTCCACTTTTCCCAGCAGAGCTATAACCGCATAGCAAGCGCAATAACTCATATGACGGAGGAACATAATTGGCTGACCGAGTGCATTGACGAAGCTCTGGTGATTGTAGACAAGGACGGGTATGTAGCTTATCGCAATTCGCTTGCCAGCAAGCTGTATAAAAAATTTGGCTATGTAAACGACATTCTGGGACAACCTTACCATAACATCATTCAGATCTGTCCTTCCGACACGGAAGATGATATTTCCGGACTTACGGAAGTTGAGGTAGGGCTTGGAAACAACTGTCTTGTAATAAGGCACGTGGATCTCTCTTCGCAGGGGATGGGGTTTGCTCTCATTATACGTGACATTACGGATAAGAAAGAACGAGAGAGGGAACTTATTCTAAAATCCGTTGCTATCCAGGAAATGCACCACAGGATCAAGAATAATCTCCAGACAATCGCCAGCCTGCTCCGTCTCCAGGTAAGAAGGGCAAATGACCCCGAAACACAGATGGTACTGCGCGAAAGCATGAGCCGGATACTGTCGATAGCAGTAACACATGAACTTCTTTCTCAGGTTGGGATCGACAGGGTCAACATAGGGGAAGTTATCATCAATATTACAAATAACGCTCTGCAATACTTTGAAGACAGCAACAGCAACGTGAACATCAGGATAGAAGTTACTCTCGAAGGAGATGACTTCCAGGCAGACGCGGATGTTTCAACATCAGTGGCTCTTGTAGTTAACGAATTGCTTCAGAATTCGATCGAGCATGCATTCCCGGGAAGGCATGTCGGAACGGTAAGGATCATAGTCTCAAAAGGCGATCTCTATTCCACGATCAAAGTGATCGACGACGGATGCGGGTTTGACTCGACGGAAACGAACCACCTTGGGCTTACTATTGTCAGGGCGCTTGTCAAAGATAAGCTTGGCGGAAATTTTAAAATAGATTCTAACAGACATGGTACATGTGCATCATTTGATTTTAAGGTAAGTTGA